The following proteins are encoded in a genomic region of Aethina tumida isolate Nest 87 chromosome 8, icAetTumi1.1, whole genome shotgun sequence:
- the LOC126266344 gene encoding ADP/ATP translocase 1-like, producing the protein MVNVDRAKEITITFFLSGTISMTTKTLVAPIERTKMILQNQGSAYQVLTGERKPYNGIMDVLKRIPKEQGYLAFWRGNGVNLIRTFPTMAFNFAFNDIFNNISNLFYDTKKYFAFSKLSCGALAGVTTGTLLYPLDFCQTKLASDFGSDPHFVKDRVQREYSGLSNCIYKVYNREGFLGYYKGWIVECQGIFWYRGLYFGLHALSKERYLKWSNIKDGKVPFLPNFLLAMTTTIIAGYAAYPFDTVGRRMMLDSAREKEYKLFNNSRDAVRKMYQQGGINIFYKGALINSIRSVSSALVLSLYDLILDATDWKNKIKK; encoded by the exons ATGGTTAATGTTGATCGAGCAAAAGAAATCACTATCACCTTTTTTTTATCAGGCACAATATCAATGACTACTAAAACATTGGTAGCCCCAATCGAACGTACAAAAATGATTCTTCAAAATCAAGGATCAGCTTACCAAGTACTTACAGGAGAACGAAAACCTTATAATGGCATAATGGATGTCCTAAAACGAATCCCAAAAGAACAG GGATATTTAGCCTTTTGGAGAGGCAATGGAGTTAATTTAATCAGAACTTTCCCTACAATGGCATTCAACTTTGCATTTAATGACATCTTTAATAACATCTCTAATCTTTTTTATGATACcaagaaatattttgcattttcTAAGCTAAGTTGCGGAGCATTAGCCGGAGTTACCACTGGAACATTGctatatcctttagatttttgtcAAACAAAACTTGCGAGTGATTTTGGATCAGATCCACATTTTGTTAAAGATAGAGTTCAACGCGAATATTCTGGATTGTCTAACTGTATTTATAAAGTATACAACAGAGAAGGATTTTTAGGTTACTATAAAGGATGGATTGTTGAATGTCAGGGTATTTTTTGGTATCGAGGACTATACTTTGGATTACACGCTCTTTCCAAggaaagatatttaaaatggtcTAACATCAAAGATGGAAAAGTCCCCTTTCTCCCCAATTTTCTTCTTGCCAtg acgACCACAATCATTGCTGGATATGCGGCTTATCCATTTGATACTGTTGGGAGACGAATGATGTTAGATTCTGCAAGAGAAAAGGAGTATAAGTTATTCAACAACAGTAGAGACGCAGTAAGGAAAATGTATCAACAAGGCggaatcaatattttctataag GGTGCTCTTATAAATTCGATCCGTTCTGTCAGTAGTGCTTTGGTTCTTTCTTTGTACGATCTAATACTCGACGCAACTGATTggaagaacaaaattaaaaagtaa